A region of Solanum dulcamara chromosome 7, daSolDulc1.2, whole genome shotgun sequence DNA encodes the following proteins:
- the LOC129894359 gene encoding polyadenylate-binding protein-interacting protein 12-like isoform X3 — translation MAVDENGSLNRTDESAVKNGSGAVDHQPNQNGVPQSTIPTDQNIQIMSVDHQPQKTSVQHKSQMGVFQRLKQSINGNGVLGHLNGVDLRRNGGLVDEDDGGEGFKKEMRDLEEMLSKLNPMAEEFVPPSLSSNHGVVPIPSGGEQFGFDAFNFVMQAGLSDGNFNRRQKRNGYGLGRRRTNVRTSVAQREDVIRRTVYVSEIDHQVTEEQLATLFLTCGQVVDCRICGDPNSVLRFAFIEFTDEEGARNALSLAGTMLGFYPVRVLPSKTAIAPVNPTFLPRSEDEREMCARTIYCTNIDKKVTQADVKLFFEYFCGEVKRLRLLGDYHHSTRIGFVEFVMLSRIHMEGLRITRFG, via the exons ATGGCCGTGGATGAGAATGGCTCGTTGAATCGGACGGACGAGAGTGCTGTAAAGAATGGTTCCGGTGCCGTCGATCATCAGCCTAATCAGAACGGTGTGCCACAGTCAACGATACCCACTGATCAGAATATTCAAATAATGTCTGTTGATCATCAACCCCAGAAAACCAGTGTGCAGCATAAGTCTCAAATGGGTGTTTTTCAACGGCTGAAACAAAGCATCAACGGCAATGGAGTGCTGGGTCACCTGAACGGTGTTGATTTGAGAAGAAACGGGGGGCTGGTTGATGAAGATGATGGTGGGGAAGGGTTTAAGAAGGAGATGAGGGATTTGGAGGAGATGCTTTCCAAATTGAACCCCATGGCTGAAGAGTTTGTGCCTCCCTCACTCTCCAGCAACCACGGAGTAGTGCCAATCCCTTCCGGTGGAGAACAATTTGGGTTTGATGCTTTCAATTTTGTAATGCAAGCTGGACTCAGCGATGGAAATTTCAACAGAAGG CAGAAGAGAAATGGCTATGGTCTTGGTAGGAGACGGACGAATGTCCGGACGAGCGTGGCCCAGCGTGAAGATGTTATAAGGAGAACAGTTTATGTGTCTGAAATTGATCATCAG GTGACTGAAGAGCAACTTGCTACACTCTTTCTTACTTGTGggcag GTGGTTGATTGTCGCATATGTGGAGACCCCAATTCTGTACTCCGTTTTgcctttattgaatttactgATGAAG AAGGTGCAAGGAACGCTTTGAGTCTTGCAGGGACTATGCTAGGGTTTTATCCCGTGAGAGTGCTTCCCTCTAAAACTGCAATTGCACCAGTTAATCCAACATTTCTTCCAAGG TCTGAAGATGAAAGGGAGATGTGTGCAAGAACTATATACTGTACAAACATTGATAAAAAG GTTACTCAAGCAGATGTCAAGCTCTTTTTTGAATACTTTTGTGGAGAG GTTAAGCGCCTGCGGTTACTTGGTGACTATCATCATTCCACTCGTATAGGTTTTGTTGAGTTTGTTATG